A DNA window from Nycticebus coucang isolate mNycCou1 chromosome 1, mNycCou1.pri, whole genome shotgun sequence contains the following coding sequences:
- the PELO gene encoding protein pelota homolog — MKLVRKDIEKDNAGQVTLVPEEPEDMWHTYNLVQVGDSLRASTIRKVQTESSTGSVGSNRVRTTLTLCVETIDFDSQACQLRVKGTNIQENEYVKMGAYHTIELEPNRQFTLAKKQWDSVVLERIEQACDPAWSADVAAVVMQEGLAHICLVTPSMTLTRAKVEVNIPRKRKGNCSQHDRALERFYEQVVQGIQRHINFDIVKCILVASPGFVREQFCDYMFQQAVKTDNKVLLENRSKFLQVHASSGHKYSLKEALCDPTVASRLSDTKAAGEVKALDDFYKMLQHEPDRAFYGLKQVEKANEAMAIDTLLISDELFRHQDVATRSRYVRLVDSVKENAGTVRMFSSLHVSGEQLGQLTGVAAILRFPVPELSDQEDDSSSEED, encoded by the exons ATGAAGCTCGTGAGGAAGGACATTGAGAAGGACAATGCGGGCCAGGTGACCCTGGTCCCGGAGGAGCCGGAGGACATGTGGCACACTTACAATCTAGTACAGGTGGGCGACAGCTTGCGCGCCTCCACCATCCGCAAGGTACAGACCGAGTCCTCCACCGGCAGCGTGGGAAGCAACCGGGTCCGCACTACCCTCACCCTCTGCGTGGAAACCATCGACTTCGACTCTCAAGCTTGCCAGCTGCGGGTCAAGGGGACCAACATCCAGGAGAACGAGTATGTCAAGATGGGGGCTTACCACACCATTGAGCTGGAGCCCAACCGCCAGTTCACCCTGGCCAAGAAACAGTGGGACAGTGTGGTCCTGGAGCGCATCGAGCAGGCCTGTGACCCAGCCTGGAGCGCTGATGTGGCGGCTGTGGTCATGCAGGAAGGCCTCGCCCACATCTGCTTAGTCACTCCTAGCATGACCCTCACTCGTGCCAAGGTGGAGGTGAACATCCCTAGGAAACGGAAAGGCAACTGCTCCCAGCATGACCGGGCCTTGGAGCGGTTCTATGAACAGGTGGTCCAGGGTATCCAGCGCCACATAAACTTTGATATTGTAAAGTGCATCCTGGTAGCCAGCCCAGGATTTGTGAGGGAACAGTTCTGCGACTACATGTTTCAACAAGCAGTGAAGACTGACAACAAAGTGCTCCTGGAAAACCGGTCCAAATTTCTTCAG GTACATGCCTCCTCTGGACACAAGTACTCCCTGAAAGAGGCTCTTTGTGACCCTACTGTAGCTAGCCGCCTTTCAGACACTAAAGCTGCTGGAGAAGTAAAAGCCTTGGATGACTTCTATAAAATGTTACAACATGAACCTGACCGGGCTTTCTATGGACTCAAGCAGGTAGAGAAGGCCAATGAAGCCATGGCAATTGACACATTGCTCATCAGTGATGAGCTCTTCAGGCACCAGGATGTAGCCACAAGGAGCCGGTATGTGAGGCTGGTGGACAGTGTGAAAGAGAATGCTGGCACAGTTAGGATGTTCTCCAGTCTTCATGTATCTGGGGAACAGCTTGGCCAGCTGACTGGGGTAGCTGCCATTCTCCGATTCCCTGTCCCTGAACTCTCTGACCAAGAGGATGATTCCAGTTCTGAAGAAGATTAA